The Streptomyces aurantiacus genome includes a region encoding these proteins:
- a CDS encoding DUF4236 domain-containing protein — MALTFRKSFRILPGVRLNINRKSWSITTGGRNGPRQTHSSTGRRTTSMDLPGPFGWRRTTTSKRPKRR; from the coding sequence ATGGCCCTCACCTTCCGCAAGAGCTTCCGGATCCTGCCCGGGGTGCGACTGAACATCAACAGGAAGTCCTGGTCCATCACCACGGGCGGCCGCAACGGACCCCGGCAGACGCACAGCAGCACAGGACGGCGGACCACGTCGATGGACCTGCCCGGCCCCTTCGGCTGGCGCCGCACCACCACCAGCAAGCGCCCCAAGCGCCGCTGA